In the genome of Pseudomonas protegens, one region contains:
- the fdx gene encoding ISC system 2Fe-2S type ferredoxin produces MPQIIFLPHAVFCPDGLVVEVEPGVSVLEVAHDNHIEIESACGGVCACTTCHCIIREGFDSLNEADELEEDLLDKAWGLEAQSRLSCQAIVGDEDLTVEIPKYSLNHAAEAPH; encoded by the coding sequence ATGCCGCAGATCATTTTTCTGCCACACGCCGTGTTCTGCCCGGACGGTCTGGTTGTCGAGGTCGAGCCCGGTGTTTCGGTGCTCGAGGTGGCCCACGACAACCACATCGAGATCGAGAGCGCCTGCGGCGGCGTCTGCGCCTGCACGACCTGCCACTGCATCATTCGTGAAGGGTTTGACTCGCTGAACGAAGCCGACGAGCTGGAAGAAGACTTGCTGGACAAGGCCTGGGGCCTGGAAGCACAGTCGCGCCTGTCGTGCCAGGCCATCGTTGGCGATGAAGACCTGACCGTGGAAATTCCCAAGTACTCGCTCAACCATGCCGCCGAAGCGCCGCACTGA
- the iscX gene encoding Fe-S cluster assembly protein IscX, whose product MSLKWVDVLEIAIQLAESKPDVDPRYVNFVDLHQWVLALPEFSDDPARGGEKVLEAIQAAWIDEAD is encoded by the coding sequence ATGAGTCTGAAGTGGGTTGATGTACTGGAAATCGCGATCCAGCTGGCTGAGTCCAAGCCGGATGTGGATCCGCGTTATGTGAACTTTGTCGATCTGCACCAATGGGTTCTGGCACTGCCAGAGTTCAGCGACGATCCGGCTCGCGGAGGCGAGAAGGTTCTTGAAGCAATTCAGGCCGCCTGGATCGACGAAGCGGACTGA
- the iscU gene encoding Fe-S cluster assembly scaffold IscU gives MAYSEKVIDHYENPRNVGKMDAEDPDVGTGMVGAPACGDVMRLQIKVNEQGIIEDAKFKTYGCGSAIASSSLATEWMKGKTLDEAETIKNTQLAEELALPPVKIHCSVLAEDAIKAAVRDYKQKKGLI, from the coding sequence ATGGCTTACAGCGAAAAGGTCATCGACCACTACGAGAACCCGCGTAACGTCGGCAAGATGGACGCGGAAGATCCGGATGTCGGCACCGGCATGGTCGGCGCTCCCGCCTGCGGCGACGTAATGCGCCTGCAGATCAAGGTCAACGAGCAGGGCATCATCGAAGACGCCAAGTTCAAGACCTATGGCTGCGGTTCCGCCATTGCGTCCAGTTCCCTGGCCACTGAGTGGATGAAGGGCAAGACCCTGGATGAAGCCGAAACCATCAAGAACACCCAGCTGGCTGAAGAGCTGGCCCTGCCTCCAGTGAAGATTCACTGCTCGGTACTCGCCGAAGACGCCATCAAGGCCGCCGTTCGCGATTACAAGCAGAAGAAAGGCCTGATCTGA
- the iscA gene encoding iron-sulfur cluster assembly protein IscA, whose product MAISMTEAAAQHVRRSLNGRGKGDGIRLGVRTTGCSGLAYVLEFVDEIGEDDQVFESHGEKVIIDPKSLTYLDGTELDFVKEGLNEGFKFNNPNVRGECGCGESFNI is encoded by the coding sequence ATGGCTATCAGCATGACAGAAGCGGCTGCTCAACACGTGCGACGCTCCCTCAACGGGCGCGGCAAGGGTGATGGGATTCGTCTGGGTGTTCGCACCACGGGCTGTTCCGGCCTTGCCTATGTGCTGGAGTTCGTCGACGAGATCGGCGAGGACGATCAGGTGTTCGAGAGTCACGGCGAGAAAGTGATCATCGACCCGAAAAGCCTGACCTATCTGGACGGCACCGAGCTTGATTTCGTCAAGGAAGGGTTGAACGAAGGCTTTAAGTTCAACAACCCCAACGTTCGCGGTGAATGTGGCTGCGGCGAAAGCTTCAACATTTGA
- the hscA gene encoding Fe-S protein assembly chaperone HscA — MALLQIAEPGQSPQPHQRRLAVGIDLGTTNSLVAALRSGLSEPLADAQGQVILPSAVRYHADRVEVGESARLAAPTDPLNTVLSVKRLMGRGLADVKQLGEQLPYRFVDGESHMPFIETIQGPKSPVEVSAEVLKVLRQRAEATLGGELVGAVITVPAYFDDAQRQATKDAAKLAGLNVLRLLNEPTAAAVAYGLDQHAEGVVAIYDLGGGTFDISILRLTGGVFEVLATGGDTALGGDDFDHAIAGWIIEGAGLSADLDPGTQRNLLQTACAAKEALTHADSVEVVYGDWRAALTRETFDVLIEPMVARSLKACRRAVRDSNVELDEVQAVVMVGGSTRVPRVREAVAEMFGRQPLTEIDPDQVVAIGAAIQADTLAGNKREGGELLLLDVIPLSLGLETMGGLMEKVIPRNTTIPVARAQDFTTYKDGQTAMMIHVLQGERELISDCRSLARFELRGIPPMVAGAAKIRVTFQVDADGLLSVSARELGSGVEASIQVKPSYGLTDGEIAKMLKDSFQYAGDDKVARVLREQQVDAQRLIEAVQGALDADGDRLLDAEERMVIELQMQELSELMRGTDGYAIEQQTKRLSQVTDAFAARRLDSTVKAALAGRNLNEIEE; from the coding sequence ATGGCCCTACTGCAGATCGCCGAACCCGGCCAAAGTCCTCAACCGCACCAGCGTCGCCTGGCTGTGGGGATCGACTTGGGCACTACCAATTCGCTGGTCGCTGCCTTGCGCAGTGGTCTTTCCGAGCCTCTGGCCGATGCGCAGGGTCAGGTGATTCTGCCGTCCGCCGTGCGCTATCACGCCGACCGCGTCGAAGTGGGCGAGTCCGCCCGCCTGGCCGCGCCCACCGATCCCTTGAACACCGTGCTTTCGGTCAAGCGCCTGATGGGGCGCGGCCTGGCCGACGTCAAGCAGCTGGGCGAGCAACTGCCTTATCGCTTCGTTGACGGCGAGTCGCACATGCCGTTCATCGAGACCATCCAGGGGCCGAAAAGCCCGGTGGAAGTATCGGCTGAAGTGCTCAAGGTATTGCGTCAGCGCGCTGAAGCGACCCTGGGCGGCGAGCTGGTGGGGGCGGTGATTACTGTTCCGGCCTATTTCGACGATGCCCAGCGTCAAGCCACCAAGGATGCGGCCAAGCTGGCTGGTCTGAATGTGCTGCGCTTGCTCAACGAGCCGACCGCGGCTGCCGTGGCCTATGGTCTGGACCAGCACGCCGAGGGTGTGGTGGCGATCTATGACCTGGGCGGCGGTACTTTCGATATTTCCATCCTGCGCCTGACCGGCGGTGTCTTTGAAGTGCTGGCCACTGGTGGCGATACCGCCCTGGGTGGCGATGACTTCGATCACGCCATCGCTGGCTGGATCATCGAGGGTGCGGGCCTGTCCGCCGACCTGGATCCGGGGACTCAGCGCAACCTGTTGCAAACCGCCTGCGCGGCCAAGGAAGCCCTGACCCATGCCGATTCGGTGGAGGTGGTTTACGGTGACTGGCGCGCGGCGTTGACCCGCGAAACCTTTGACGTGCTGATCGAGCCCATGGTGGCTCGCAGCCTCAAGGCCTGCCGTCGCGCCGTTCGCGACTCCAATGTCGAGCTGGACGAAGTACAGGCAGTGGTCATGGTCGGCGGTTCGACCCGGGTGCCGCGTGTGCGTGAAGCGGTCGCCGAAATGTTCGGTCGCCAGCCGTTGACCGAGATCGATCCGGATCAAGTGGTGGCCATTGGTGCCGCGATCCAGGCCGATACCCTGGCCGGCAACAAGCGTGAAGGCGGTGAATTGCTGCTGCTGGACGTGATTCCGCTGTCCTTGGGGCTGGAAACCATGGGCGGGCTGATGGAGAAGGTGATTCCGCGTAACACCACCATCCCGGTTGCCCGTGCCCAGGACTTCACCACCTACAAGGATGGCCAGACGGCCATGATGATTCATGTGCTGCAGGGTGAGCGTGAGCTGATCAGCGACTGTCGCTCCCTGGCGCGCTTCGAACTGCGTGGCATTCCACCGATGGTGGCCGGTGCGGCGAAGATCCGCGTGACCTTCCAGGTCGACGCCGATGGCCTGCTCAGCGTCTCGGCTCGAGAGCTGGGTTCGGGTGTTGAAGCCAGCATTCAGGTCAAGCCGTCCTACGGTCTGACCGACGGCGAAATCGCCAAGATGCTCAAGGATTCCTTCCAGTACGCCGGCGACGACAAGGTGGCCCGCGTGCTGCGTGAGCAGCAGGTTGATGCCCAGCGCCTGATCGAGGCTGTGCAGGGCGCCCTGGACGCTGACGGTGACCGTCTGCTGGACGCTGAAGAGCGCATGGTCATCGAGTTGCAGATGCAGGAACTGAGTGAATTGATGCGTGGCACCGATGGTTACGCCATCGAGCAGCAGACCAAGCGTCTGTCGCAAGTGACCGATGCCTTTGCTGCCCGCCGCCTGGATTCGACGGTGAAAGCCGCTCTGGCGGGGCGCAACCTGAATGAAATCGAGGAATAA
- a CDS encoding IscS subfamily cysteine desulfurase produces the protein MKLPIYLDYSATTPVDPRVAQKMSECLLVDGNFGNPASRSHVFGWKAEESVENARRQVADLVNADPREIVWTSGATESDNLAIKGVAHFYHTKGKHLITSKIEHKAVLDTMRQLEREGFEVTYIEPGEDGLITPAMVEAALRDDTILVSIMHVNNEIGTINDIAAIGELTRSKGVLFHVDGAQSTGKVEIDLQALKVDLMSFSAHKTYGPKGIGALYVSRKPRVRLEATMHGGGHERGMRSGTLATHQIVGMGEAFRVAKEDMAAENARIKALSDRFYKQVEHLEELYINGSMTARVPHNLNLSFNYVEGESLIMALKDLAVSSGSACTSASLEPSYVLRALGRNDELAHSSIRFTFGRFTTEEEIDYAAQKVCEAVTKLRALSPLWDMYKDGVDISKIEWAAH, from the coding sequence TTACTCTGCAACCACCCCGGTTGATCCGCGCGTGGCGCAGAAGATGAGTGAATGCCTGCTGGTCGACGGAAACTTCGGTAACCCGGCGTCCCGCTCCCACGTGTTCGGCTGGAAGGCCGAAGAGTCGGTGGAAAATGCCCGTCGCCAAGTGGCGGACCTGGTCAACGCCGACCCGCGTGAAATCGTCTGGACTTCCGGTGCCACCGAGTCCGACAACCTGGCAATCAAGGGCGTCGCGCATTTCTATCATACCAAGGGCAAGCACCTGATCACCTCGAAGATCGAGCACAAGGCTGTCCTGGACACCATGCGCCAACTCGAGCGTGAAGGCTTCGAAGTGACCTACATCGAGCCGGGCGAAGACGGTCTGATCACTCCGGCCATGGTTGAAGCAGCCCTGCGTGACGACACCATCCTGGTTTCGATCATGCATGTGAACAACGAAATCGGCACCATCAACGATATCGCCGCCATCGGCGAGTTGACCCGCTCCAAAGGCGTCCTGTTCCACGTTGACGGGGCTCAGTCCACCGGCAAGGTCGAAATCGACCTGCAGGCCCTGAAAGTCGACCTGATGTCGTTCTCTGCCCACAAGACCTACGGTCCCAAAGGCATTGGCGCGCTGTACGTCAGCCGCAAGCCTCGCGTGCGTCTTGAAGCCACCATGCACGGCGGCGGTCATGAGCGCGGCATGCGCTCCGGCACCCTGGCGACTCACCAGATCGTCGGCATGGGCGAAGCCTTCCGCGTCGCCAAGGAAGACATGGCTGCCGAAAATGCTCGCATCAAGGCCCTGAGCGACCGCTTCTACAAGCAGGTCGAGCATCTGGAAGAGCTGTACATCAACGGCAGCATGACGGCCCGCGTGCCGCACAACCTGAACCTGAGCTTCAACTACGTTGAAGGCGAGTCGCTGATCATGGCCCTCAAGGACCTGGCAGTGTCTTCCGGTTCGGCTTGTACTTCGGCTTCGCTTGAGCCTTCGTATGTTCTGCGCGCCCTGGGCCGCAACGACGAGTTGGCCCACAGCTCGATCCGCTTCACCTTCGGCCGTTTCACCACCGAAGAAGAAATCGATTACGCGGCGCAGAAAGTCTGCGAAGCCGTCACCAAGCTGCGCGCTCTGTCGCCGCTGTGGGACATGTACAAAGATGGCGTCGATATCTCGAAGATCGAGTGGGCGGCGCACTGA
- the hscB gene encoding co-chaperone HscB, with the protein MGTPCHFALFELQPSFRLDLEQLAARYRELARGVHPDRFADASEREQRLALEQSASLNEAYQTLKSPPKRARYLLALKGGELPLEVTVHDPEFLLQQMQWREELEDLQDSADLAGVAAFKRRLKTAQDELNESFAACWDDAAQREQAERLMRRMQFLDKLTYEVRQLEERLDD; encoded by the coding sequence GTGGGTACTCCTTGTCATTTCGCTTTATTTGAGCTGCAACCGAGCTTCCGCCTGGATCTCGAGCAGCTGGCCGCGCGCTACCGTGAGTTGGCGCGCGGGGTTCATCCTGACCGTTTTGCCGATGCGTCCGAGCGCGAGCAGCGCCTGGCCCTGGAGCAGTCGGCGAGCCTCAATGAGGCTTACCAGACGCTCAAGAGTCCGCCCAAGCGTGCCCGTTATCTGTTGGCGTTGAAGGGCGGCGAGTTGCCGCTTGAAGTCACGGTGCATGATCCCGAGTTTCTTCTGCAGCAGATGCAGTGGCGCGAAGAGCTCGAAGACCTGCAGGACAGCGCCGACCTGGCCGGTGTGGCGGCATTCAAGCGTCGGCTGAAGACCGCCCAGGATGAACTGAACGAAAGCTTCGCAGCCTGTTGGGATGATGCAGCGCAGCGCGAACAGGCCGAACGCCTGATGCGGCGCATGCAGTTCCTCGACAAGCTCACCTACGAAGTGCGCCAGTTAGAAGAGCGCCTCGACGATTAA